The following coding sequences lie in one Pontibacter sp. G13 genomic window:
- a CDS encoding AAA family ATPase produces MLKEKGEKIQALTTELNKVVVGQTKMVQRLLIGLFTNGHVLLEGVPGLAKTLTINTLAKALDLNFSRIQFTPDLLPADLIGTMIYNQASGKFEVKKGPIFSNLILADEINRSPAKVQSALLEAMQEQQVSIGDTTFELPEPFLVLATQNPIDQEGTYPLPEAQVDRFMMKVFVSYPSKEEEKAIMRRMARTKQAHKVEPVFSEKDIFEVREIIDEIQLSGKLEDYIIDIIMATRNPEEYGLPKLAEYIEYGVSPRASLALNLGAKAHAFMEGRSYVLPEDVKEIAPDVLNHRIILNYEAEAEEVSTVDCVDLILRSVEF; encoded by the coding sequence ATGCTGAAGGAAAAAGGGGAAAAGATACAAGCATTAACCACTGAACTCAACAAAGTGGTAGTGGGCCAAACCAAAATGGTCCAGCGGTTGCTGATCGGGCTATTTACCAATGGTCACGTATTGTTGGAAGGGGTTCCCGGTCTCGCCAAGACCCTGACGATCAACACCCTCGCCAAAGCACTTGATCTCAACTTCAGCAGGATTCAGTTCACTCCGGATTTGCTGCCAGCAGACTTGATCGGTACGATGATCTACAATCAGGCCAGCGGCAAATTCGAGGTCAAGAAAGGACCGATTTTCTCCAATCTGATCCTTGCGGATGAGATCAACCGTTCCCCCGCCAAGGTCCAGAGTGCGTTACTCGAAGCCATGCAGGAGCAACAAGTCAGTATCGGAGATACCACCTTCGAGCTGCCGGAGCCTTTTTTGGTATTGGCCACACAGAACCCCATCGATCAGGAAGGGACCTATCCCCTACCCGAGGCTCAGGTGGACCGTTTTATGATGAAGGTATTTGTCTCCTACCCGTCCAAGGAGGAGGAAAAGGCGATCATGCGGCGGATGGCCAGAACGAAGCAGGCCCACAAAGTCGAGCCTGTCTTCTCTGAAAAGGACATATTCGAAGTGAGGGAAATCATCGATGAGATTCAGCTTTCAGGTAAGCTCGAGGATTATATCATCGACATTATCATGGCTACCCGGAATCCCGAGGAATATGGACTCCCCAAATTGGCCGAATACATCGAATATGGCGTATCTCCCCGGGCGAGTCTTGCGCTCAACCTTGGCGCCAAGGCACACGCATTCATGGAAGGACGTAGCTATGTATTGCCCGAGGATGTCAAGGAGATCGCACCAGATGTACTCAATCACCGGATTATCCTGAACTACGAGGCCGAAGCCGAAGAAGTCAGCACGGTAGATTGTGTGGATCTGATCCTACGAAGCGTGGAATTCTAG
- a CDS encoding sigma-70 family RNA polymerase sigma factor: MDTPFRINLSFLADQMGCQPSEVLETIKSNPQEFQTSNWLLMLLRCDYGKIHHQAMELFDQAVRTTENQIVRQFRVSPSISEDLIQQARFALFRKLADEAFEPRQLLAYYSVILRNIMKKHARQMARNQALFAQPQDEEPTWLETADTEPLPAERMVEDERRSILLRKIEQLPKRQREVIELRYLKELSYEEVQQYFGHSSLQVTRNLCSVALMKLKELFAHEGDMLLED; the protein is encoded by the coding sequence ATGGATACCCCTTTTCGAATCAATCTGTCGTTTCTAGCCGACCAAATGGGTTGCCAACCTTCGGAGGTGCTGGAAACCATTAAGTCCAATCCTCAGGAATTTCAGACCAGCAATTGGTTGTTGATGTTGCTGAGGTGCGATTACGGCAAAATTCACCATCAGGCCATGGAATTGTTTGATCAGGCGGTAAGAACAACTGAAAACCAGATCGTTCGGCAATTTCGTGTATCCCCTTCCATTTCTGAAGATTTGATCCAGCAAGCACGATTTGCCCTTTTCCGGAAATTGGCCGATGAAGCATTCGAACCTCGGCAATTGTTGGCTTATTACTCGGTAATCTTACGGAATATCATGAAAAAGCATGCGCGTCAAATGGCTCGAAATCAGGCCCTTTTTGCCCAGCCTCAGGACGAGGAGCCGACTTGGCTTGAAACCGCAGACACGGAACCTTTGCCAGCCGAACGAATGGTAGAAGATGAGCGTAGGTCGATTCTCCTACGAAAAATAGAACAACTGCCGAAACGCCAGAGAGAAGTCATCGAACTTCGATATCTGAAGGAGCTTTCCTACGAAGAGGTCCAGCAATACTTCGGGCATTCGAGTCTACAAGTGACAAGAAACCTGTGTTCTGTGGCGCTTATGAAACTCAAGGAGCTTTTTGCCCACGAGGGAGACATGCTTTTGGAAGATTAG
- a CDS encoding MlaD family protein, with protein sequence MTREIKVGLTVLLGVLMIYLLIAWTQRLHIFAPSAISYPIRFEQVNGLLVGDPVQVRGYQVGRVEAIQPFSDRVVVWASVDESLQVQSDATAEIQIKELMGGKQIELFLGSSATPWTSGSELIGRASPDFSTGFSMAGDMMTQMSEVNVQQLMGRVDSLGGYAQSMAAEIDPRLLGQMMVQLSQTVSRLDRWTAELDRQIKPEQVAGWMNRMDSLATVAERVAGRVDDWSAEIENSGLIGQVDTVLDQSSALVGELRGLTQEMEGLLADAQDERSFVGKALQDPQFATQVDSLVIRLNAVLQQIQSDKIIVGFSKRKKKEEASENQPPR encoded by the coding sequence TTGACTCGAGAAATCAAAGTTGGCCTGACCGTCCTGTTGGGAGTCCTCATGATCTACCTGTTGATCGCTTGGACCCAGAGACTCCATATTTTCGCCCCCTCCGCGATCTCCTATCCGATTCGTTTCGAACAGGTCAATGGCCTCTTGGTGGGCGATCCTGTGCAGGTCCGAGGGTATCAGGTTGGGCGTGTAGAGGCTATTCAGCCCTTTTCGGACCGAGTGGTGGTGTGGGCGAGTGTAGATGAGTCCCTCCAAGTGCAATCCGACGCCACCGCTGAGATTCAGATCAAGGAACTCATGGGCGGTAAGCAGATTGAGCTATTTCTGGGGAGTTCAGCCACACCTTGGACATCTGGGTCTGAATTGATCGGTCGTGCAAGTCCAGATTTTTCAACCGGCTTCTCCATGGCCGGGGATATGATGACTCAAATGTCGGAGGTCAATGTCCAACAACTGATGGGAAGGGTCGATTCGCTGGGAGGATACGCACAATCCATGGCAGCGGAAATTGATCCTCGCCTCTTGGGACAGATGATGGTTCAACTGAGCCAAACCGTCAGCCGCCTAGATCGCTGGACTGCTGAATTGGATCGGCAAATCAAACCTGAGCAGGTGGCGGGTTGGATGAATCGAATGGATAGCTTGGCTACGGTCGCCGAACGTGTAGCCGGTCGGGTGGATGATTGGTCAGCAGAAATAGAAAACAGCGGATTGATTGGGCAGGTCGATACCGTGCTGGACCAATCCAGTGCCTTGGTGGGAGAGCTTCGAGGATTGACCCAAGAGATGGAAGGGCTTCTGGCGGATGCGCAGGATGAACGTTCGTTTGTCGGAAAAGCCCTCCAAGACCCGCAATTTGCCACCCAGGTGGATTCCTTGGTGATCCGCTTGAATGCAGTTCTTCAGCAAATTCAATCCGACAAAATCATTGTGGGGTTCAGCAAGCGCAAAAAGAAAGAGGAGGCCAGCGAAAACCAGCCTCCTCGGTAA
- a CDS encoding N-acetylmuramoyl-L-alanine amidase produces MNIRKMLSCWLLLSGLVTSLFAQTNQPHLIVKAQKGDGVLALLSKYQIRSTCNIDYFYQINQLKKGAGLIAEREYYLPIFVYNYNGKSIRSTTDIHELPWAQKIQKYNELMHAGGLKSGDYREDLKLWVPYNQIYCKSEPFDLLEAAGASISQVASTSTPSNTRLQRGVQPASNSPARGSVLRGVYPIFGPNYARVPLESDELRGQVYYIVGGHGGPDPGAVGNYNNQSLCEDEYAYDIALRLARNLLANGATVYIITRDDDDGIREGEVLPCDKDETCWLDQEIPVSQVARLNQRSHAVNSLYRKNIKQGVTYQRMIVIHVDAGTKSRKIDMYYYYKRGDQAGKAFTDQIKKTIKAKYEYYRKDRGYSGTVSTRDLHMLRETDVPAVFIELGNIKNPVDQGRFVVEGNRQLVANWLFEGIVADPNRP; encoded by the coding sequence ATGAATATCCGGAAAATGCTCTCCTGCTGGCTCTTGTTGTCAGGACTTGTCACTTCGTTATTTGCACAGACCAACCAGCCGCATTTGATCGTCAAAGCTCAGAAAGGGGATGGTGTATTGGCTCTACTTTCGAAATATCAAATCCGCTCAACGTGCAATATCGATTACTTCTATCAGATCAACCAACTGAAGAAAGGGGCTGGTCTCATCGCTGAACGGGAATATTACCTCCCCATATTCGTCTACAACTACAACGGCAAGAGCATTCGCAGCACCACCGATATCCATGAGCTTCCCTGGGCGCAGAAAATCCAGAAGTACAACGAGCTGATGCATGCAGGGGGCCTCAAATCAGGTGACTACCGGGAGGATCTCAAACTCTGGGTGCCCTACAACCAAATCTATTGCAAATCAGAGCCATTCGACCTACTGGAAGCGGCAGGAGCTTCCATTTCGCAAGTCGCCTCCACTTCCACTCCCTCCAATACCCGCCTGCAAAGAGGCGTACAACCTGCTTCCAATTCTCCAGCCCGTGGATCGGTCTTGCGTGGCGTATACCCGATCTTTGGGCCCAACTATGCCAGGGTTCCCTTGGAGAGCGATGAGCTTCGAGGCCAAGTCTACTACATCGTCGGTGGCCACGGCGGCCCCGATCCGGGCGCAGTCGGAAACTACAACAACCAAAGCCTCTGTGAGGATGAATACGCCTACGACATTGCGTTACGCTTGGCCCGAAATCTACTCGCCAATGGCGCAACGGTCTACATTATCACCAGAGATGATGATGATGGCATCCGGGAAGGAGAGGTTTTGCCTTGCGACAAGGATGAAACCTGCTGGCTGGATCAGGAAATTCCAGTCAGTCAAGTTGCTCGACTGAACCAGCGTTCTCACGCGGTCAATAGCCTCTATCGGAAAAATATCAAGCAGGGCGTAACGTACCAGCGAATGATCGTGATCCATGTCGATGCAGGCACGAAGAGTAGGAAGATTGACATGTACTATTACTACAAGCGGGGAGACCAAGCCGGCAAGGCATTCACGGATCAAATCAAGAAGACCATCAAGGCCAAATACGAATACTATCGCAAGGATCGGGGGTATTCTGGAACGGTCAGCACGCGGGATCTTCACATGCTGAGGGAAACAGATGTGCCCGCAGTATTCATCGAACTTGGGAACATCAAAAATCCCGTAGATCAAGGTCGTTTTGTGGTCGAAGGAAATCGTCAGCTAGTGGCCAATTGGCTATTCGAGGGAATTGTAGCAGATCCCAATCGTCCATAA
- a CDS encoding cob(I)yrinic acid a,c-diamide adenosyltransferase, translated as MKVYTRKGDGGKTSLLGGTRVDKDDLRIEAYGTVDELNSWMGMLADAEVLSDYRTFIQQLQSHLFTIGSHLANDPENSRFELPKIPETIIEEMEASIDDMNTKLPDLKSFVLPGGHPVNAQSHVARCVCRRAERRCVALSRSATVEPLIIQFLNRLSDWLFVLGRHVAVHHGEGEIPWKP; from the coding sequence ATGAAAGTATATACCCGGAAAGGGGATGGCGGTAAAACTTCCTTGCTGGGAGGAACCCGAGTGGATAAAGATGACCTCCGGATCGAAGCTTATGGCACGGTCGATGAGCTGAATAGCTGGATGGGCATGCTGGCGGATGCGGAAGTCCTGAGCGATTACCGCACCTTTATCCAACAATTGCAAAGCCACCTTTTCACCATTGGCTCTCACTTGGCCAATGATCCGGAAAATTCTCGCTTCGAATTGCCCAAAATTCCCGAGACGATCATCGAGGAAATGGAAGCTTCCATCGATGACATGAATACCAAACTCCCAGACCTGAAGTCCTTCGTATTGCCGGGTGGACATCCCGTCAACGCCCAATCCCATGTGGCAAGATGTGTCTGCCGTCGTGCTGAAAGGAGGTGCGTGGCGCTTTCTCGAAGTGCTACCGTGGAGCCGCTCATCATTCAATTTCTCAACCGCTTGTCCGATTGGCTGTTTGTGTTGGGAAGACATGTCGCCGTCCATCACGGTGAAGGAGAGATCCCTTGGAAACCTTGA